From Cronobacter turicensis z3032, the proteins below share one genomic window:
- the psd gene encoding Phosphatidylserine decarboxylase proenzyme, with product MEATLLNEIKLSLQYILPKQWLTRLAGWGASKRAGWLTKLVIDLFVKYYKVNMSEAQKPDTASYRTFNEFFVRPLRDEVRPLNTDPNVLSMPADGVISQLGRIEGDKILQAKGHNYTLEALLAGNYLMADLFRNGTFATTYLSPRDYHRVHMPCNGILREMIYVPGDLFSVNHLTAQNVPNLFARNERVICLFDTEFGPMAQILVGATIVGSIETVWAGTITPPREGIIKRWTYPAGESDGAVALLKGQEMGRFKLGSTVINLFAPGKVELVEHLQSLSVTRLGEPLAVSVEAVAADVAPAVISAEEAEAERDANPLVDNDHDR from the coding sequence CTGGAGGCTACCTTGTTAAACGAAATCAAACTTTCGCTGCAATATATTCTGCCTAAACAGTGGCTCACCCGCCTTGCCGGCTGGGGCGCGAGCAAACGCGCAGGCTGGCTGACCAAACTGGTCATCGATCTGTTCGTGAAATACTACAAGGTCAATATGAGCGAGGCGCAGAAGCCCGATACCGCCAGCTACCGCACCTTTAACGAGTTTTTCGTGCGTCCGCTGCGTGATGAAGTTCGCCCGCTGAATACCGACCCGAACGTGCTGTCTATGCCGGCGGATGGCGTTATCAGCCAGCTCGGACGCATCGAAGGCGATAAGATTTTGCAGGCCAAAGGCCATAACTACACGCTGGAAGCGCTGCTGGCGGGCAACTATCTGATGGCCGATCTGTTCCGTAACGGCACCTTCGCGACCACTTACCTGTCGCCGCGTGACTATCACCGCGTGCATATGCCGTGCAACGGCATCCTGCGCGAAATGATCTACGTGCCGGGCGATCTCTTCTCCGTAAACCACCTGACCGCGCAAAACGTGCCGAACCTGTTCGCCCGTAACGAGCGCGTTATCTGTCTGTTCGACACCGAATTCGGACCGATGGCGCAAATTCTGGTAGGCGCGACGATTGTGGGGAGCATCGAAACCGTCTGGGCTGGCACCATCACCCCGCCGCGCGAAGGCATCATCAAGCGCTGGACGTACCCGGCGGGCGAAAGCGACGGCGCCGTGGCGCTGCTGAAAGGCCAGGAGATGGGCCGCTTTAAGCTGGGCTCTACGGTTATCAACCTGTTCGCGCCGGGCAAAGTGGAGCTGGTCGAGCATCTGCAAAGCCTCTCCGTCACTCGTCTGGGCGAGCCGCTCGCGGTTTCGGTCGAAGCGGTCGCAGCCGATGTCGCGCCTGCGGTGATTTCAGCCGAAGAAGCTGAAGCCGAGCGCGATGCCAACCCACTGGTAGATAACGACCACGACCGTTAA
- the yjeP gene encoding Uncharacterized mscS family protein yjeP, with product MRLILYVLLAWSLSFWANAATAPDEKQIAQELEQAKAAKNQPDQAQVVEALQSAQNALEERKASLERAKQYQQVIDNFPKLSQSLRQQLNNLRDEPRRVPTGLTTDALNQEILQVSSQLLEKSREAQQEQDRAREIADSLSQLPQQQTDARRQLNDMERRAGAPTGSSALGAAQLLSQQAESAQLKARVDELELAQLSASNRQELARLRAELAQKQSEQLDAYLQALRNQLNSQRQQEAERALESTELLAENSANLPPAIVEQFNVNRELSRALNQQAQRMDLVASQQRQATSQTMQVRQALTTLREQSQWLGVSNVLGEALRAQVSRLPEMPKLQQLDTEMAQLRVHRLRYEDQLNKQPQLRQLRQTDGKPLTAEQNRILEAQLRTQRELLGSLLQGGDTLILELTKLKVANSQLEDALKEVNEATHRYLFWTADVSPLSISWPVDIVQDLRRLISLDSFGQLGKAAVMMVTSKETLLPLFGALLLVGFSISSRRHFAAFLERSSARVGKVTQDHFWLTLRTVFWSILVASPLPVLWATLGYGLREAWPYPIAVAVGDGVTATVPLLWVVMISAAFARPNGLFTTHFGWPRNRVARAMRYYLMSIGFIVPLIMALITFDNLNDREFSGSLGRLCFVLICGALAIVTLSLKRAGIPLYLDNEGNGDNWVNRLLWNMMLCAPLMAILAAAVGYLATAQALLARLETSVAIWFLLLVIYHIIRRWMLIQRRRLAFDRARSRRAEILAQRARGEEEPHHGHSTEGSVEVEVAELDLDAISAQSLRLVRSILTLIALLSVIVLWSEIHSAFGFLENISLWDVTSTVQGVESIEPITLGAVLIAILVFIVTTQLVRNLPALLELVVLQHLELTPGTGYAITTITKYLLMLIGGLVGFSMIGIEWSKLQWLVAALGVGLGFGLQEIFANFISGLIILFEKPIRIGDTVTIRDLTGSVTRINTRATTISDWDRKEIIVPNKAFITEQFINWSLSDSVTRVVLTVPAPSDANSEEVTQILYRAAEKCSYVIDNPPPEVFLVDLQQGIQLFELRIHAAEMGHRMPLRHEIHQLILQGFREHGIEMPFPPFQMRLETLDGKRMARTLSSAGRTTRTPGSM from the coding sequence GTGCGCCTGATCCTTTACGTGCTGCTGGCCTGGAGCCTGAGCTTTTGGGCGAACGCCGCGACAGCGCCTGATGAAAAACAGATAGCGCAGGAGCTGGAGCAGGCCAAAGCGGCCAAAAACCAGCCCGATCAGGCGCAAGTGGTTGAAGCCTTACAATCTGCGCAAAACGCGCTTGAGGAACGAAAAGCCTCCCTGGAGCGCGCGAAGCAATATCAGCAGGTTATCGATAATTTCCCAAAGTTATCGCAGTCGCTGCGCCAGCAACTCAACAACCTGCGCGATGAGCCGCGCCGCGTGCCTACGGGGCTTACCACCGACGCGCTCAATCAGGAGATCCTCCAGGTCAGCAGTCAGCTGCTGGAGAAGAGCCGTGAAGCGCAGCAGGAGCAGGATCGCGCGCGTGAAATCGCCGACTCCTTAAGCCAGCTTCCCCAGCAACAAACCGACGCGCGCCGTCAGCTTAACGACATGGAACGCCGCGCGGGCGCGCCGACCGGCTCCAGTGCGCTCGGGGCCGCGCAGCTTCTCAGCCAGCAGGCTGAATCAGCCCAGCTCAAAGCCCGCGTTGATGAACTCGAACTCGCCCAGCTCTCCGCCAGCAACCGCCAGGAGCTGGCGCGCCTGCGCGCCGAACTTGCGCAAAAGCAAAGCGAACAGCTGGATGCTTATCTCCAGGCGCTGCGCAATCAGCTTAACAGCCAGCGCCAGCAGGAAGCTGAGCGCGCGCTGGAAAGCACCGAACTGCTGGCCGAAAACAGCGCCAACCTGCCCCCCGCCATTGTCGAGCAGTTCAACGTCAACCGCGAACTGTCGCGCGCGCTGAACCAGCAGGCGCAGCGCATGGATCTGGTCGCGTCCCAACAGCGTCAGGCCACCAGCCAGACCATGCAGGTGCGTCAGGCGTTAACCACGCTGCGTGAACAGTCGCAGTGGCTCGGCGTTTCCAACGTGCTTGGCGAGGCGCTGCGCGCGCAGGTGTCGCGCCTGCCGGAGATGCCAAAGCTTCAGCAGCTTGATACCGAAATGGCCCAGCTGCGCGTCCATCGCCTGCGCTATGAAGATCAGCTCAACAAGCAGCCGCAGCTGCGCCAGTTGCGCCAGACAGACGGCAAACCGCTGACGGCGGAGCAGAACCGCATTCTTGAGGCGCAGTTGCGCACCCAGCGCGAACTGCTCGGCTCCCTGTTGCAGGGCGGCGATACGTTAATCCTTGAGCTTACCAAGCTGAAAGTGGCGAACAGCCAGCTTGAGGACGCGCTGAAAGAAGTGAACGAGGCGACGCACCGCTATCTGTTCTGGACCGCCGATGTCAGCCCGCTCAGCATCAGCTGGCCGGTGGATATCGTGCAGGATTTGCGCCGTCTTATCTCGCTCGACTCTTTCGGCCAGCTTGGCAAAGCCGCCGTGATGATGGTAACCAGCAAAGAAACGCTGCTGCCGTTGTTTGGCGCGCTGCTGCTGGTAGGCTTTAGCATCAGCTCCCGACGTCACTTTGCGGCGTTTCTGGAGCGTTCCAGCGCGCGGGTCGGTAAAGTCACGCAGGACCACTTCTGGCTGACGCTGCGCACAGTTTTCTGGTCGATTCTGGTGGCGTCGCCGCTGCCGGTGCTGTGGGCGACGCTCGGCTATGGCCTTCGCGAAGCCTGGCCCTACCCTATCGCCGTGGCGGTCGGCGACGGCGTCACCGCCACGGTGCCGCTGCTGTGGGTTGTGATGATTTCAGCCGCCTTCGCGCGTCCCAATGGCCTCTTTACCACGCATTTCGGCTGGCCGCGCAACCGCGTCGCCCGCGCGATGCGCTACTACCTGATGAGCATTGGCTTTATCGTACCGCTCATCATGGCGCTGATTACCTTCGATAATCTCAACGACCGTGAATTTTCCGGCTCGCTGGGGCGGCTCTGCTTTGTGCTTATCTGCGGCGCGCTGGCGATCGTCACGCTCAGCCTCAAGCGCGCGGGCATTCCGCTTTATCTCGATAACGAAGGCAACGGCGACAACTGGGTCAACCGGCTGCTGTGGAACATGATGCTGTGCGCGCCGCTGATGGCTATCCTCGCCGCAGCCGTCGGGTATCTCGCGACCGCGCAGGCGCTGCTGGCGCGTCTGGAAACCTCCGTCGCCATCTGGTTCCTGCTGCTGGTGATTTACCACATCATCCGCCGCTGGATGCTTATTCAGCGCCGTCGCCTGGCCTTTGACCGCGCCCGCTCGCGTCGTGCGGAAATTCTGGCCCAGCGCGCCCGCGGCGAAGAAGAACCGCATCACGGGCACAGCACCGAAGGCAGCGTGGAGGTGGAAGTCGCGGAGCTTGATCTCGATGCGATCAGCGCCCAGTCGCTGCGCCTGGTGCGTTCGATCCTGACGCTTATCGCGCTGCTGTCCGTGATTGTGCTGTGGTCGGAAATCCACTCGGCTTTCGGCTTCCTTGAGAACATTTCGCTGTGGGATGTCACCTCGACCGTGCAGGGTGTGGAGAGCATTGAGCCGATTACGCTTGGCGCGGTGCTGATCGCTATCCTGGTGTTTATCGTCACCACGCAGCTGGTGCGTAATCTGCCCGCGCTGCTGGAGCTGGTAGTGCTGCAACACCTGGAGCTGACGCCTGGCACCGGCTACGCCATTACCACCATCACCAAATATCTGCTGATGCTGATTGGCGGCCTGGTGGGCTTCTCCATGATTGGCATTGAGTGGTCGAAGCTGCAATGGCTGGTGGCGGCGCTCGGCGTCGGGCTCGGTTTCGGTTTGCAGGAGATTTTCGCCAACTTTATTTCCGGCCTGATTATTCTCTTTGAGAAGCCGATCCGCATCGGCGATACGGTGACGATTCGCGATTTAACCGGCAGCGTGACGCGTATTAATACCCGCGCCACCACTATCAGCGACTGGGATCGTAAAGAGATTATCGTGCCCAATAAGGCGTTTATCACCGAGCAGTTTATCAACTGGTCGCTCTCGGATTCGGTCACGCGTGTGGTGCTGACGGTGCCTGCGCCGTCGGATGCCAACAGCGAAGAGGTGACGCAGATACTCTATCGCGCCGCCGAGAAGTGTTCGTATGTGATTGATAACCCGCCGCCGGAAGTGTTTCTGGTCGATTTGCAGCAGGGTATTCAGCTGTTTGAGCTGCGTATTCACGCCGCTGAAATGGGACACCGTATGCCGCTGCGCCACGAAATTCATCAGCTGATTTTGCAGGGTTTCCGCGAGCACGGCATCGAGATGCCGTTCCCGCCATTCCAGATGCGTCTGGAGACTCTCGACGGCAAGCGCATGGCGCGAACGTTAAGCTCAGCCGGGCGCACTACCCGCACGCCGGGAAGCATGTAA
- the poxA gene encoding Putative lysyl-tRNA synthetase, with product MSETATWQPSASIPNLLKRAAIMAEIRRFFADRGVLEVETPCMSQATVTDIHLFPFETRFVGPGHSQGINLYLMTSPEYHMKRLLAAGCGPVYQLCRSFRNEEMGRHHNPEFTMLEWYRPHYDMYRLMNEVDDLLQQVLECQPAETISYQQAFQRHLEIDPLSADKTQLREVAAKLDLSNIADTEEDRDTLLQLLFSMGVEPHIGKDRPVFVYHFPASQAALAQISTEDHRVAERFEVYYKGIELANGFHELTDAREQQQRFEQDNRKRLQRGLPQQPVDYNLLEALKAGLPDCSGVALGVDRLIMLALGAESLADVIAFTVDRA from the coding sequence ATGAGCGAGACGGCCACCTGGCAGCCGAGCGCATCCATCCCCAACCTGTTAAAACGCGCCGCCATCATGGCGGAAATCCGCCGCTTTTTCGCGGACCGCGGCGTACTGGAGGTGGAAACCCCCTGCATGAGCCAGGCGACGGTAACCGATATTCACCTGTTCCCGTTCGAAACGCGTTTCGTCGGCCCCGGCCATTCTCAGGGGATCAATCTCTATCTGATGACCAGCCCGGAATATCATATGAAGCGCCTGCTGGCGGCAGGGTGTGGGCCGGTGTACCAACTGTGCCGCAGTTTTCGCAATGAAGAGATGGGACGTCACCACAACCCGGAATTCACTATGCTGGAGTGGTATCGCCCGCATTATGATATGTACCGCCTGATGAACGAGGTGGACGATCTTCTGCAGCAGGTGCTGGAGTGCCAGCCCGCCGAGACGATCTCCTACCAGCAGGCTTTCCAGCGTCATCTGGAGATAGATCCGCTGTCGGCGGATAAAACCCAGTTGCGTGAAGTGGCGGCGAAGCTTGATCTGAGCAATATCGCGGATACCGAAGAAGATCGCGATACGTTGCTGCAACTGCTGTTCTCCATGGGCGTTGAGCCGCATATCGGTAAAGATCGCCCGGTGTTTGTTTATCACTTCCCGGCAAGCCAGGCGGCGCTCGCGCAAATCAGCACCGAAGATCACCGTGTGGCGGAGCGCTTCGAGGTCTATTACAAAGGCATTGAGCTGGCGAATGGTTTCCATGAGCTGACCGACGCGCGCGAACAGCAGCAGCGTTTCGAGCAGGATAATCGCAAACGCCTCCAGCGCGGTCTGCCGCAGCAGCCGGTGGACTACAACTTGCTGGAAGCGTTAAAAGCGGGCCTGCCGGATTGTTCCGGCGTGGCGCTGGGCGTGGATCGCCTGATTATGCTGGCGCTGGGCGCGGAGAGCCTCGCTGACGTGATCGCCTTTACGGTAGACCGGGCGTAA
- the frdA gene encoding Fumarate reductase flavoprotein subunit: MAAAERNPNAKIALISKVYPMRSHTVAAEGGSAAVAQDHDSFEYHFHDTVAGGDWLCEQDVVDYFVKHCPREMSQLEQWGCPWSRRPDGSVNVRRFGGMKIERTWFAADKTGFHMLHTLFQTSLQFPQIQRFDEHFVLDILVDDGQARGLVAMNMMEGTLVQIRANAVVMATGGAGRVYRYNTNGGIVTGDGMGMALAHGVPLRDMEFVQYHPTGLPGSGILMTEGCRGEGGILVNKNGYRYLQDYGMGPETPLGEPKNKYMELGPRDKVSQAFWHEWRKGNTIATPRGDVVYLDLRHLGEKKLLERLPFICELAKAYVGVDPVKEPIPVRPTAHYTMGGIETNQQCETRIKGLFAVGECSSVGLHGANRLGSNSLAELVVFGQLAGTQAMDRAMETTSARDDALNAQAADVEARLHTLVHQEGNESWAKIRDEMGLSMEEGCGIYRTPELMQKTIDKLAELQERFKRVRISDTSSVFNTDLLYTIELGHGLNVAECMAHSAMARKESRGAHQRLDEGCTERDDVNFLRHTLAFRDADGTTRLDYSDVKITTLPPAKRVYGAESEAADKKETANG; the protein is encoded by the coding sequence ATTGCGGCGGCCGAGCGTAATCCCAACGCTAAAATCGCACTGATTTCAAAAGTCTATCCCATGCGCAGCCATACCGTCGCCGCCGAAGGCGGTTCGGCGGCCGTGGCGCAGGATCATGACAGTTTTGAGTATCACTTCCACGACACCGTCGCCGGCGGCGACTGGCTGTGCGAGCAAGACGTGGTGGACTATTTCGTTAAGCACTGCCCGCGCGAAATGTCTCAGCTTGAGCAGTGGGGTTGCCCGTGGAGCCGCCGCCCGGACGGCTCGGTTAACGTCAGACGCTTTGGCGGCATGAAAATCGAGCGCACCTGGTTTGCCGCTGATAAAACCGGCTTCCATATGCTCCACACCCTGTTCCAGACCTCCCTGCAATTCCCGCAAATCCAGCGCTTCGACGAACATTTTGTTCTCGATATTCTGGTGGACGATGGCCAGGCCCGCGGCCTGGTGGCGATGAACATGATGGAAGGCACGCTCGTGCAGATCCGTGCGAACGCGGTGGTGATGGCGACCGGCGGCGCGGGGCGCGTCTATCGCTACAATACCAACGGCGGCATCGTCACCGGTGACGGTATGGGCATGGCGCTGGCGCACGGCGTGCCGCTGCGCGATATGGAGTTCGTGCAGTATCACCCGACCGGCCTGCCGGGCTCCGGCATTCTGATGACGGAAGGCTGTCGCGGCGAAGGCGGCATCCTGGTGAATAAAAACGGCTACCGCTACCTGCAAGATTACGGCATGGGGCCGGAAACGCCGCTCGGCGAGCCGAAGAACAAATATATGGAGCTGGGGCCGCGCGATAAAGTGTCGCAGGCCTTCTGGCACGAGTGGCGCAAAGGCAACACCATCGCCACGCCACGCGGCGATGTGGTGTATCTCGATCTGCGCCACCTCGGCGAGAAAAAACTGCTGGAGCGGTTGCCGTTCATTTGCGAGCTGGCGAAAGCCTACGTGGGCGTCGATCCGGTAAAAGAGCCGATCCCGGTACGCCCGACGGCGCATTACACCATGGGCGGCATCGAAACCAATCAGCAGTGCGAAACCCGCATCAAGGGGCTGTTTGCCGTCGGCGAATGCTCATCCGTGGGGCTGCATGGCGCTAACCGTCTTGGATCGAACTCGCTGGCGGAGCTGGTGGTGTTTGGTCAACTGGCGGGTACACAGGCGATGGATCGCGCAATGGAAACGACGTCCGCCCGCGACGACGCGCTGAACGCACAGGCCGCGGATGTCGAAGCGCGCCTGCATACGCTTGTTCACCAGGAAGGCAATGAAAGCTGGGCGAAAATCCGCGACGAAATGGGCCTGTCGATGGAAGAAGGCTGCGGCATTTACCGCACGCCGGAGCTGATGCAGAAAACCATCGATAAGCTGGCGGAGCTGCAGGAGCGCTTTAAGCGCGTGCGCATCAGCGATACCTCCAGCGTGTTCAACACCGATTTGCTCTACACCATTGAGCTTGGCCACGGCCTGAACGTCGCCGAATGTATGGCGCACTCCGCGATGGCGCGTAAAGAGTCGCGCGGCGCGCATCAGCGTCTTGACGAAGGCTGCACCGAGCGCGACGACGTTAACTTTTTGCGTCATACCCTCGCCTTCCGCGACGCTGACGGTACGACTCGCCTCGATTACAGCGACGTGAAGATTACCACCCTGCCTCCGGCGAAACGCGTGTATGGCGCGGAATCGGAAGCGGCCGATAAAAAGGAGACGGCGAATGGCTGA